The following coding sequences are from one Nilaparvata lugens isolate BPH chromosome 6, ASM1435652v1, whole genome shotgun sequence window:
- the LOC111049594 gene encoding ubiquitin-conjugating enzyme E2 H-like, whose amino-acid sequence MDRTASKSRRVEVDILKLMEKHEVTIPGNKNELIVQFHGPKETPYEGGTWMILLTIPDNYPFKSPSIGFMNRVYHPNIDLQSGSVCLDVINQKWSPLFNLSNIFDSFLPLLLSYPEPEDPLNANAAALLISDREKFDNVVRSHVAQYATARKFERNKADANDDSLSDLSE is encoded by the coding sequence ATGGATAGGACTGCGTCTAAAAGCCGAAGAGTTGAAGTGGACATTCTGAAGTTGATGGAGAAGCATGAGGTTACGATACCTGGTAATAAAAACGAACTCATAGTTCAGTTTCACGGACCAAAGGAGACTCCTTACGAGGGCGGAACCTGGATGATACTTTTGACAATTCCAGACAACTATCCTTTCAAATCACCTTCAATCGGATTCATGAACCGAGTCTACCATCCAAACATAGATCTGCAGTCTGGGTCAGTTTGCTTGGatgttatcaatcagaaatGGTCTCCACTGTTCAACTTGAGCAACATTTTTGATTCGTTTCTCCCTTTGTTACTGTCCTACCCTGAGCCAGAGGATCCGTTGAATGCGAACGCTGCCGCACTTCTGATTTCCGATCGGGAGAAGTTTGATAATGTGGTGAGAAGTCATGTGGCACAGTACGCTACTGCCagaaaatttgaaagaaacaaGGCAGATGCTAATGATGATTCTTTGTCTGATTTGAGTGAgtga